The following DNA comes from Meiothermus sp. CFH 77666.
GCTGCGTATCCTCTATGGGGGCTCGGTCAAGCCCGACAACGCCACCGCCCTCTTCTCCCAGCCCAACATAGACGGCGGCCTGGTAGGAGGGGCCAGCCTGAAGCTAGGGGACTATCTGCAACTGCTTACCGCCTGACAGGAGTGACTATGCGAATTTGGATGATGAGCGTACTCCTTTCCACTCTGGCCCTGGCCCAGCCGACGGATGTAGTGCAGCGAACCTACCGCTGCGCTGGGGGCGTGCAGGTTCGGGCTGTTTATCAAAACCAGTTCGACCGGGTGGGGGTGGTGTTCAACAACCAGACCTACGGGCCCTTGTTCCAGGTAGCGGCAGCCTCGGGGGTCAAGTATTCCGATGGCCGCGCTTCGTGGTGGACCAAAGGCAGTGGGGCCGCCGAAGAAGCCCTCCTGATGAGCGAACGCACCGGAAAGATACTGGTTCAGGGCTGTAAGCCCGTGCGCTGAGGGCTACAAAAATATCCTTGCAGGGAGTAGCGGACGTTCGCGGTCAATATCTATTTGGCACATGTCCCTTACGGTAGACTTTTGCCTAGCATGGCTAACCTTCACCCCCGCACCCAGTTATCCAAGGAGAGCATCTTTTCCCATATGAGCCGCCTGGCGGTTCAGCATGGGGCTATCAACCTGGGGCAGGGGTTTCCCTCCAATCCGCCCCCGGCCTTTTTGCAGGAGGCAGCCCGGCGGGCCATCGGCACGGTAGACCAGTACACCCCGCCCATCGGCCTGCCCCGCTTGCGCGAGGCCGTGGCCCAGGACCTAGGCCTGGCCCCCGAGGACGTGGTCATTACGGCAGGGGGTACCGAGGCCCTGCACGCGCTGGCCGAGTCGCTGTATGGCCCTGGGGATGAAGTGGTGATGTT
Coding sequences within:
- a CDS encoding MliC family protein produces the protein MRIWMMSVLLSTLALAQPTDVVQRTYRCAGGVQVRAVYQNQFDRVGVVFNNQTYGPLFQVAAASGVKYSDGRASWWTKGSGAAEEALLMSERTGKILVQGCKPVR